The genomic segment TGAAACAGAACTTAAGCTCATCGCTGCAGCTGCTATCATAGGATTTAATAATGGACCTCCAAATACATGAAGTATTCCCATGGCAACTGGTATACCTAGTACGTTATATCCAAATGCCCAGAATAAATTTTGTTTTATATTTTTAATGGTTGCTTTACTTAGTTTTATTGCTGTTATAACATCCATCAAATCACTTTTCATAAGAACTATATCTGCTGATTCTATTGCGACATCAGTACCTGATCCTATAGCAATTCCAACATTAGATTGAGCTAATGCTGGTGCGTCATTTATTCCATCCCCAACCATAGCTACCTTCATGTTCTCTCCTTGAAGCTTTTTGACTTCATTAGCCTTGTCTTCAGGCAACACTTCAGCTAGCACTATATCAATTCCAACTTGTTTTGCTATTGCATCTGCAGTTTTTTTGTTATCTCCAGTAATCATAGCTACCTTTATTCCCATGTTATGAAGAGCCTCTATAGCTTTTTTGCTACTTGGCTTAACAGTATCTGCAACAGCTACTATTCCACTTAAAGTATTATCAACTGCTACATACATAGGAGTCTTACCTTCAGCTGCTAATCTATCACTTTCATCTGCTAACATAGCAATATCAATATTTTTTTCTATCATTAACTTTTTATTTCCAAGTAAAATATTTTTTTCTTCTATCTTAACTTCTATTCCATGTCCTGGAATTGCATTGAATTGTTGAATTTCTTTAAGTTCCAAGTTCTTGTCATTTGCTTCTTTAACAATTGCTTCTCCTAACGGATGCTCTGAACCTTTCTCACTACTTGCAGCTAAAATTAATATCTCATCTTCTGAAATTCCATTTGTTATTATATCTGTAACTACTGGTTTTCCTTCTGTTATAGTCCCAGTTTTATCAAATACAATAGTTTTTATACTATGAGTAGTTTCTAATGCTTCTCCACCTTTAATTAACACACCATTCTCTGCACCTTTACCTGTTCCAACCATTATTGCAGTTGGAGTTGCAAGACCTAATGCACATGGACAAGCTATAACTAGTACTGCAATAAATATTGTTAGAGAGAATATTGTTGTTTCTCCTGAAATTAACCATCCTATTGAGGCTATTATTGCTAGCATTATAACTATTGGCACAAAATATGCTGATATAACATCTGCAAGTTTAGCTATTGGAGCTTTAGATCCTTGTGCTTCTTCAACTAACCTAACTATTTGCGCAAGAGCAGTATCTTTTCCAACCTTAGTTGCTTTATACTTTATAAATCCAGTTTTATTGATACTTGCTCCAATTACGCTGCTTCCTACTATCTTTTCTACTGGAATACTTTCTCCTGTAAGCATTGATTCATCAATAGATGTACTACCATCAATAATTTCCCCATCTACAGGTACCTTTTCACCTGGTTTAACTAATACTATATCACCAACAATTACTTCTTCTATAGGTATTGTAATTTCAGCATTATTTCTTATTATTGTTGCAGTTTTAGGTGCTAACCCCATTAGTGCTTTAATAGCTTGTGATGTTCTTCCTTTTGAAACTGCCTCCAGATATTTTCCAAGCGTTATTAAAGTTAAAATGACTGCTGCTGACTCAAAATATAAGTGCATAGCATATTCAGTTTCACCTATTTGTATTTTATAAATTCCAAATATTCCATATAAAACAGCTGCTAAAGTACTTATAGCTATCAACGAATCCATATTAGGACTTAGTTTAAATAAATTCTTTATACCAATTAGATAAAACTTATATCCAGCTATCATTACAGGTATTGTTAATACTAATTGAATCACAGCAAAATTTAATGGATTCATCATAGAATCAATAATATATGGAAGAGGCATACCTAACATATGTCCCATAGTTATTACTAAAAGCGGAATTGCAAATATTAGAGATGCAATAAATCTCCTTAATAACAATTGACTTGCCTCTAGTTTTTTCTTTTCTTGAACTTGCTCTTCTTCCTTAATTAGCTTATACCCTGCTTTATCTACGGCAGTTTTAATTTCACTATATCCAATTTCATCTTCATCTATATTTATAGTCAACTTTTCTGTTGCTAAATTAACAACAGAATCTTGAACTCCATTAAGCTTTTTAGTAACTCTCTCAACTCTACTTGCACACGCTGAACATGTCATTCCTTCAACTTTAAAAGTATAAGTCTTCATATTCTTCTTAACACCGTAACCGGCTTTAACTACGGTTGCTTCTATATTTTCATTATTAAGTTTGTTTTCATCAAACTCTACATTCAGTGTTTCTGCTGCAAAGTTAACACTTGCACTATTTACGCCTTCTAACTTTTTAACAAATCTTTCAACTCTATTTGCACATGCTGAGCATGTCATTCCTTCAATTTTAAATGCTTTTTTATTCATACTTCACCTCTTTACTTATTTAGCATATACTTTAAAACTTACATTAAGTTCATTTTAACTTTACTAATCAATTTGCAACTTGTTCTCTATATTTAACTAATTAAATAATGCTTTTATATTTTATTTAATATTATCAGCTCTTAATAATCAGTTTTATTTTGAAAGTAACTTCTCTAGAACTTTATTAAATTCTTCTATTTTCTCATCTGGATTGTTGTTATAACAAGCTTCTTTTACGCAATGGCGTAAATGACCTTGCAAAATCATTAAATCTGCTTTTTTTATTAAAGATTGAACTGCCATCAATTGATTTGCAACATCTATGCAATATCTATCATCTTCAATCATTTTTATTATTCCTTCTATTTGACCCTTAGCTGTTTTTAAAGATTGCAATGCTTTTTTTCTTTCTTCGCTCATTTCTTCCTCCCCTCCCCCTGTGTAGGGGGGTCTTATTAATTTCATTATATATTAATAAATTATTTTGTCAATATTATTTCTAATATATTCTTACGGTTATCTTGCTCTTCTATCTATTCTTATACTCACCTTGAATACTCATTTTTTTATTCTAAGCACTTAACTTCACATTCCCCTAATGCCGTGATAAGATAAAATGCTGGCTTTAACGTAGAATTTGCTAAAAAAATAAGCTCCATATAAAATGAAGCTTATTTCTGTAAATATCTATTTATATTCAATTATGGGGCTTTCTTTAACTTTCATAATTTCTCCTATATGAAAATTTAGAATTTCATGATCATTTAAATTTGGAATAATAAGCATTGTTATATCTTCTATTCCTTTTTCTTTTAGGAGTTCTTTATCGAATTCTAAAAGTAACTCGCCTTTTTTCACGTATTTTTCTTCTTCACAATGCAAGTTAAAGCCTTCACCTTTCAAATTTACAGTGTCAAGTCCCACGTGAATTAGAATTTCTATTCCATCCTCTGTTCTTATTCCTATTGCATGCTTG from the Clostridium beijerinckii genome contains:
- a CDS encoding PTS sugar transporter subunit IIA encodes the protein MFKNILKRNKNKLLYAFTDGVSVDISEVKDEVFSQKMMGEGIAIKPSINKIFSPCDGTIVTIMKESKHAIGIRTEDGIEILIHVGLDTVNLKGEGFNLHCEEEKYVKKGELLLEFDKELLKEKGIEDITMLIIPNLNDHEILNFHIGEIMKVKESPIIEYK
- a CDS encoding metal-sensing transcriptional repressor, which produces MSEERKKALQSLKTAKGQIEGIIKMIEDDRYCIDVANQLMAVQSLIKKADLMILQGHLRHCVKEACYNNNPDEKIEEFNKVLEKLLSK
- a CDS encoding heavy metal translocating P-type ATPase, whose protein sequence is MNKKAFKIEGMTCSACANRVERFVKKLEGVNSASVNFAAETLNVEFDENKLNNENIEATVVKAGYGVKKNMKTYTFKVEGMTCSACASRVERVTKKLNGVQDSVVNLATEKLTINIDEDEIGYSEIKTAVDKAGYKLIKEEEQVQEKKKLEASQLLLRRFIASLIFAIPLLVITMGHMLGMPLPYIIDSMMNPLNFAVIQLVLTIPVMIAGYKFYLIGIKNLFKLSPNMDSLIAISTLAAVLYGIFGIYKIQIGETEYAMHLYFESAAVILTLITLGKYLEAVSKGRTSQAIKALMGLAPKTATIIRNNAEITIPIEEVIVGDIVLVKPGEKVPVDGEIIDGSTSIDESMLTGESIPVEKIVGSSVIGASINKTGFIKYKATKVGKDTALAQIVRLVEEAQGSKAPIAKLADVISAYFVPIVIMLAIIASIGWLISGETTIFSLTIFIAVLVIACPCALGLATPTAIMVGTGKGAENGVLIKGGEALETTHSIKTIVFDKTGTITEGKPVVTDIITNGISEDEILILAASSEKGSEHPLGEAIVKEANDKNLELKEIQQFNAIPGHGIEVKIEEKNILLGNKKLMIEKNIDIAMLADESDRLAAEGKTPMYVAVDNTLSGIVAVADTVKPSSKKAIEALHNMGIKVAMITGDNKKTADAIAKQVGIDIVLAEVLPEDKANEVKKLQGENMKVAMVGDGINDAPALAQSNVGIAIGSGTDVAIESADIVLMKSDLMDVITAIKLSKATIKNIKQNLFWAFGYNVLGIPVAMGILHVFGGPLLNPMIAAAAMSLSSVSVLTNALRLKNFKA